Proteins from a single region of Methanobrevibacter sp.:
- a CDS encoding minichromosome maintenance protein MCM, whose amino-acid sequence MASGKALLKKYIKDNHFEEIEKLKSQNKQCKVSIDYESLNQFLIEQSGKDFWKHQIYEFIDQMEEIFNTGNVALKFMNVPERDNLHDLDATSNNKWISTRAMIKNITDVRVDLKQACYICRECGTINLVNINDPNQAEVIPKFCKNNQCAGTSKSMFFDKDSSIYRNYRLLKLEEPLELRGGGSTREFKAIVLDYLASPFHNLKVGDVVNVTGIFKIEPRKVKGRSDGHEFIIHIHNITPVDDVFEDSRISEEDVKEIINLSKQDDIFELLWHSLAPEVYGYDMIKKGLILQLFEGNRPLNDSFKSSMMDRWTIHVLLIGDPGIGKSQLIQSMKQRAPKNITISRTNTSQAGLTVSTVKDELTGTWTMEAGATVLADTGVLCIDEYDKLSPSAQKSLNEPMEQSSVSSAKAGLVQVMSARTSILAGANPKYSKFDPYKLYRDQLDIPESNLSRFDLIFVLTDEVDKEKDSKLADALLNKDFILDESEILDIDLFKKYITWMKANCFPVLSKDAKILLREFYVNTRKTALETSDGKPITPRDLKALERLTIARAKCEYRQEATITDAIEAIDIYKEALSGLGLTLATAGALHGIHSQDELSVISDMENMIKSNIAIEGTPLSAESLRHLEMECGMLCHEKGINREGIFDIAYSNVKKSL is encoded by the coding sequence ATGGCAAGCGGTAAAGCACTGTTGAAAAAATACATTAAAGATAATCATTTCGAAGAGATTGAAAAGCTCAAATCTCAAAATAAACAGTGTAAAGTCAGTATTGATTATGAAAGCCTAAATCAATTCCTAATTGAGCAGTCTGGAAAAGATTTCTGGAAACATCAGATTTATGAATTTATAGATCAGATGGAAGAAATTTTCAATACTGGCAATGTTGCCTTGAAATTCATGAATGTGCCTGAAAGAGATAATCTCCATGATTTAGATGCCACAAGCAATAACAAATGGATAAGCACCAGAGCCATGATAAAAAACATAACTGATGTGAGAGTTGATTTGAAACAAGCATGTTACATATGCCGAGAATGCGGAACAATAAACCTGGTTAACATTAACGACCCCAATCAGGCAGAAGTGATTCCAAAATTCTGTAAAAACAATCAATGTGCAGGAACCAGCAAATCCATGTTTTTTGATAAAGACAGTAGCATTTACAGGAATTACAGATTACTGAAACTGGAGGAACCTTTAGAGTTAAGGGGTGGTGGCAGCACAAGAGAATTCAAAGCTATTGTACTGGATTATCTTGCCTCCCCATTTCATAACCTAAAAGTAGGTGATGTTGTTAATGTAACTGGTATTTTCAAAATCGAACCCCGTAAAGTCAAAGGCAGAAGTGATGGACATGAATTTATTATCCATATTCACAACATCACTCCCGTTGATGATGTTTTTGAAGATTCACGAATATCTGAAGAAGATGTAAAAGAAATAATTAATCTATCTAAGCAGGATGATATTTTTGAATTGTTATGGCATAGTTTAGCTCCTGAAGTTTACGGTTATGATATGATAAAGAAAGGTTTGATTCTTCAATTATTTGAAGGCAACAGACCATTAAATGATAGCTTCAAATCCAGCATGATGGACAGGTGGACAATTCATGTGCTATTGATTGGAGATCCAGGAATAGGTAAATCCCAATTAATACAATCAATGAAACAGAGAGCACCTAAAAACATTACCATATCCAGAACAAATACATCACAGGCAGGATTGACAGTATCGACCGTTAAAGATGAATTGACAGGAACATGGACAATGGAAGCGGGAGCAACAGTACTTGCAGATACCGGCGTATTGTGTATTGATGAATATGATAAGCTTTCACCGTCAGCACAGAAGAGTTTGAACGAACCTATGGAACAGTCAAGTGTTAGCTCAGCAAAAGCAGGACTCGTTCAAGTCATGTCAGCTAGAACATCAATACTTGCAGGTGCAAATCCCAAGTACAGTAAGTTTGACCCTTACAAATTATATCGAGATCAACTGGACATACCTGAATCAAACCTATCCCGTTTTGATTTGATATTTGTCTTAACAGATGAAGTTGATAAAGAAAAGGATTCCAAACTTGCTGATGCATTGCTTAATAAGGATTTCATTCTTGATGAATCTGAAATTCTGGATATTGATTTGTTTAAGAAATATATCACATGGATGAAGGCAAATTGCTTTCCCGTTTTAAGTAAAGATGCAAAAATATTGCTTAGGGAATTTTATGTTAATACAAGAAAAACTGCTTTGGAAACTAGTGACGGAAAACCAATCACACCAAGGGATTTGAAAGCTTTGGAGAGATTAACAATAGCTAGAGCAAAATGTGAATACAGACAAGAAGCTACAATAACAGATGCTATTGAAGCTATTGATATCTATAAAGAAGCATTAAGCGGTTTAGGATTAACATTAGCAACAGCCGGTGCATTGCATGGAATTCATTCACAAGATGAATTAAGTGTTATATCTGATATGGAGAATATGATTAAAAGCAATATAGCTATTGAAGGTACTCCATTATCTGCTGAATCATTGAGGCATTTGGAAATGGAGTGTGGCATGTTATGTCATGAGAAAGGTATTAATCGTGAGGGTATTTTTGACATTGCATATTCGAATGTGAAAAAATCTCTATAA
- a CDS encoding site-specific integrase: MDNELIEEIHIMKNHSEGTERIYKHAVKKYTEFCGMSLKELLDEAEAEEDAGIKWKRRKLKRRLLTFRQYLLDNFSLNTVKAMFTPILVIYRYYEIELFELPQINKKAANTSAPIQFEDLPDKEIIRKAVDVATPTIKPIILFMASSGCARMETLNLTIGDYIEALSEYTNETNIFDIIADLGNCEGVVPTFHIKRQKTGKHYTTFCSPEATLAINNYLLWRIDSLLDRRRLFKVDPNYFTHGFSLVNERLNLGKVGNYNRFRSHMLRKFHASALYNDGMPMEKVNELQGKAKNQTDTAYFMANPDDLKEEYIKHLPALTMSKEIEKITVKSPEFIKMEKENAEYKKRMDGIDEEIRQLKKEVLMNIK, encoded by the coding sequence ATGGACAACGAGTTAATTGAAGAAATACATATTATGAAAAACCACAGCGAGGGAACAGAGCGAATCTACAAACACGCTGTGAAAAAGTATACTGAATTTTGTGGAATGAGTTTGAAAGAACTCCTAGACGAAGCAGAAGCAGAAGAGGATGCCGGTATAAAATGGAAACGCAGAAAATTAAAAAGAAGACTGTTAACCTTCAGGCAATACCTTCTTGACAATTTTTCATTGAATACTGTAAAAGCAATGTTCACACCTATACTTGTAATCTACAGGTATTATGAAATTGAACTTTTCGAATTACCTCAAATAAATAAAAAAGCTGCAAACACATCTGCACCCATACAATTTGAGGACCTGCCAGATAAGGAAATCATCAGAAAGGCCGTGGATGTGGCTACACCAACAATTAAACCTATCATATTATTTATGGCATCCAGCGGTTGTGCCAGAATGGAAACACTAAACCTGACAATCGGAGATTATATTGAGGCATTAAGTGAATACACAAACGAAACCAATATCTTTGATATAATTGCGGATTTGGGTAACTGTGAAGGTGTAGTTCCAACATTTCACATCAAAAGACAAAAAACAGGAAAACATTATACCACATTCTGCAGTCCTGAAGCAACTCTTGCAATAAACAATTACCTGCTGTGGAGAATAGACTCTTTACTTGATCGCCGTCGACTTTTTAAGGTAGATCCCAATTATTTTACACATGGCTTTTCACTTGTAAATGAAAGATTAAACTTAGGTAAAGTTGGCAACTACAACCGTTTCCGCAGCCACATGCTTAGAAAGTTTCATGCAAGCGCATTGTACAATGACGGCATGCCAATGGAAAAGGTAAATGAATTGCAGGGAAAGGCTAAAAACCAAACTGATACCGCTTACTTTATGGCCAATCCTGATGACCTGAAAGAAGAATATATCAAGCATTTGCCTGCACTTACCATGAGCAAAGAGATTGAAAAGATTACCGTTAAATCTCCAGAGTTTATTAAGATGGAAAAGGAAAATGCAGAGTATAAAAAACGAATGGACGGTATTGATGAAGAAATCAGACAGCTTAAAAAGGAAGTCTTAATGAATATCAAATAA
- a CDS encoding flavodoxin family protein: MKIAIRYYSKTGNTEKLAEAIGEAIGVAPKTIDEPLNEDVDILFLGNSVYNAGADSKVKEFLKNIDVNVGSIVNVSSAALIESTYKQIKKEAEKCGLNMDDREFHCRGQFKFVHRGHPNEEDINEAVNFAKSIVR; this comes from the coding sequence ATGAAAATTGCAATAAGATATTATTCAAAAACTGGAAATACTGAAAAACTTGCAGAAGCAATAGGTGAAGCTATCGGTGTTGCTCCAAAAACAATAGATGAACCTTTAAACGAAGATGTTGACATATTGTTCTTGGGAAATAGTGTATATAATGCTGGAGCAGATTCAAAAGTCAAGGAATTCCTCAAAAATATTGATGTGAATGTTGGAAGTATTGTTAATGTCTCATCCGCAGCTCTTATCGAATCAACCTATAAGCAAATAAAAAAAGAAGCTGAAAAATGTGGATTAAACATGGATGATAGAGAATTCCATTGCAGAGGACAATTTAAATTCGTTCATAGAGGTCATCCAAACGAAGAAGATATAAACGAAGCCGTAAACTTTGCTAAAAGTATTGTCAGATAG
- a CDS encoding flavodoxin family protein, with protein MAKYIVINGSTRKGNSYAIANFIKEKIDGDVEIFNIKDKEIGFCQADNACKAKDECIVQDDAYDLINDLEECDGAFIITPIFFGRLPGMVDALIDRFYSKFNPAKEMKAPDESKKIGIVFSYGGGEADYTPVAEHVAFEFGVLRFGAHKNVMCSENNDPKGFESKDDQQSQINELISWVCE; from the coding sequence ATGGCAAAATATATCGTTATAAATGGAAGTACAAGAAAAGGAAACTCATATGCAATTGCAAATTTCATCAAAGAAAAAATTGATGGAGACGTTGAAATATTCAATATAAAAGATAAAGAAATCGGATTTTGTCAAGCTGATAATGCTTGTAAGGCAAAAGACGAATGCATAGTTCAAGATGATGCATATGATTTAATCAATGATCTGGAAGAATGTGACGGTGCATTTATTATCACCCCTATTTTCTTTGGAAGGCTTCCTGGAATGGTCGATGCTTTAATTGACAGATTCTATTCCAAATTCAATCCTGCAAAAGAGATGAAAGCACCAGACGAATCAAAAAAAATAGGTATAGTATTCAGCTATGGTGGAGGAGAAGCAGATTACACACCTGTAGCTGAACATGTCGCATTTGAATTTGGAGTATTAAGATTTGGTGCTCACAAAAATGTTATGTGTAGTGAAAACAATGATCCTAAAGGATTTGAAAGTAAAGACGACCAACAAAGCCAAATTAATGAGTTAATTAGTTGGGTTTGTGAGTAG
- a CDS encoding winged helix-turn-helix domain-containing protein, translated as MSESDEIIKRLDRIENELITIKENNYNQNLQTAIESIRDTYSNSIKKNFADNLGEKCSEFYLPNCKNEECKQFIVQEFKELFLNTQETDLNKLNEQLDEKFYSVCGVECSPCYNNFKEYFFEELKMINSINVSYELNENEPIEKLDVDMLISDVFEPLSSKQRVIIIESLYVENKSYTQLSHLTKLRGGNLLFHLEKLQDAGLISQKQDRGEYLLTKKGYTTLSLINQFQKLM; from the coding sequence ATGAGTGAAAGTGATGAAATAATCAAAAGACTGGACAGAATAGAAAATGAATTGATTACAATAAAAGAAAATAATTACAATCAAAACCTTCAAACTGCCATTGAAAGCATTAGGGACACCTACTCTAATTCAATCAAGAAAAATTTTGCAGACAATCTGGGGGAGAAGTGTAGTGAATTTTATCTCCCAAATTGCAAAAATGAAGAGTGCAAACAATTTATAGTCCAAGAGTTCAAAGAACTTTTTTTAAATACTCAAGAAACAGACCTCAACAAACTTAATGAACAGCTGGATGAAAAATTTTATTCTGTATGTGGCGTAGAATGTAGTCCATGCTACAATAACTTTAAGGAATACTTCTTTGAAGAGTTGAAGATGATCAATTCCATTAATGTGTCATATGAACTTAATGAAAATGAACCGATTGAAAAGTTGGATGTGGATATGTTAATTTCCGATGTATTTGAACCGTTATCGAGCAAGCAAAGGGTTATCATAATAGAATCGTTATATGTAGAAAACAAATCATATACTCAACTTTCACATTTAACTAAATTAAGGGGAGGAAACCTACTGTTCCACCTTGAAAAACTACAGGATGCAGGTTTAATCTCACAAAAACAAGACCGTGGCGAATACCTGCTCACAAAAAAAGGTTATACAACTTTGTCCTTAATAAATCAATTTCAAAAATTAATGTAA